A single genomic interval of Lathyrus oleraceus cultivar Zhongwan6 chromosome 7, CAAS_Psat_ZW6_1.0, whole genome shotgun sequence harbors:
- the LOC127101521 gene encoding shikimate kinase 1, chloroplastic, with protein MDAKAVQTLNFSGFTRPGNFEGRRTGFSLSRTGKPEMVRMSRRKMVHMEIACSYNNIPASILESGGHKFPLEEELILKNKSQQIQPYLNGRCIYVVGMMGSGKTTVGKIMSQALSYSFCDCDTLIEEEVDGNSVADIFKLYGESFFRDRETEALRKMSMMHKFVISTGGGAVLRPINWKYMHKGVSVWLDVPVDALAKRIAAVGTNSRPLLHDEAGDAYTAALMRLSSLFEERGEFYANANARVSLENIAAKLGRSDASDLSPTAIAIEALEQVDNFLKAEDGGYAR; from the exons ATGGATGCTAAAGCTGTTCAAACGTTGAATTTCTCGGGTTTTACCCGACCCGGAAATTTCGAGGGAAGAAGAACCGGATTCTCTTTGAGTCGAACCGGTAAACCGGAAATGGTTCGGATGAGCCGCCGCAAGATGGTTCATATGGAGATTGCTTGTTCTTATAACAACATTCCAG CTTCGATATTGGAATCAGGAGGCCATAAGTTTCCCCTTGAGGAAGAGTTGATTCTGAAG AATAAATCGCAACAGATCCAGCCGTATTTAAATGGACGCTGTATATATGTTGTTG GAATGATGGGCTCTGGGAAGACAACCGTGGGGAAGATTATGTCGCAAGCGCTTAGCTATTCTTTTTGTGATTG TGATACATTGATTGAGGAAGAGGTTGACGGAAACTCTGTAGCTGATATATTCAAGCTCTATGGAGAATCTTTCTTTCGTGACAGGGAG ACTGAGGCATTGCGTAAGATGTCCATGATGCATAAATTTGTCATTTCTACTGGCGGAGGTGCTGTTTTGAGACCCATCAATTG GAAATATATGCACAAGGGCGTTAGTGTTTGGTTGGACGTACCGGTGGATGCATTGGCAAAAAGAATTGCAGCCGTGGGAACTAATTCTCGCCCTCTTCTTCATGATGAAGCCGGGGATGCATACACAGCG GCTTTGATGCGCTTGTCTTCTCTTTTTGAAGAAAGAGGTGAATTCTATGCCAATGCTAATGCCAGAGTCTCATTAGAAA ACATAGCAGCAAAACTGGGACGAAGTGATGCATCTGATTTGTCTCCAACTGCTATTGCAATTGAG GCCCTAGAGCAAGTTGACAACTTTTTAAAGGCAGAAGATGGTGGTTATGCAAGATAG